A DNA window from Impatiens glandulifera chromosome 7, dImpGla2.1, whole genome shotgun sequence contains the following coding sequences:
- the LOC124945018 gene encoding ABC transporter G family member 34-like: MAAVLAAGDDLARSMSSRRLGSRRSWIAGSFREAPEEEEEEVEWAAIERLPTYDRLRKGMMKKMLEDGKIVQEQVDVTDLGIQERKQLMESIFKIIEIDNEKFLHNIRQRIDRVGIEIPVTEVRYENLSIEGEIYVGNRALPTLFNATLNVIESILELVRLSPMKKRKIKILKHVSGILKPSRMTLLLGPPSAGKTTLLLALAGKLDKDLRASGKITYCGHELDEFIPQRTCAYISQHDLHQGEMTVRETMDFSGRCLGVGQRYDLLAELSRREKEAGLKPDPDIDAFMKATVMSGQKTSLVTDYVLKILGLEICENIMLGNEMRRGISGGQKKRVTTGEMLVGPARVILMDEISNGLDSSTTFQIIKLMKQMVHIMDVTMVISLLQPAPETYELFDDIILISEGEIIYQGPRENVLEFFEYMGFKCPQRKGVADFLQEVTSKKDQEQYWVHKENDQSYRYISESDFVVGFNSFILGQQLAAEISVPYDKSKAHPAALVKQQYGVSKKELFKACIDREWLLIKRNSFVYIFKTFQLTIMSLLTMTVFWRSTMHYGKLENGGKYLGALFFSLVNVMFNGTSEMLLTVMRLPVFYKQRDYLFFPPWAFALPIWILRIPLSFMESVIWIVLTYYTIGFAPSPTRFFRQFLAFFGVHQMALSLYRCIAAVGRTRVVSSTLGTFSLLLVFILGGFVVSKNDIKPFMIWGYYISPMMYGQNAIVMNEFLDKRWDAPNTDPKIDAPTVGKALLKSRGFYTEDYMYWVCIAALFGFSAFFNILFIVALTYLNPIGDSKGVISEDEDIDEKNASRASSSIDVATNHAPRKGMILPFQPLSLTFDHINYYVDMPKEMKSQGAQEDRLQLLRDVSGSFRPGILTALVGVSGAGKTTLMDVLAGRKTGGYIKGNINISGYPKKQETFARISGYCEQNDIHSPNVTVYESLLFSAWLRLSNDVNVKTRKMFVAEVMELVELNSIRNSLVGISGVGGLSTEQRKRLTIAVELVASPSIIFMDEPTSGLDARAAAIVMRTVRNTVDTGRTVVCTIHQPSIDIFEAFDELLLMKRGGEVIYAGPLGNQSHKLIEYFESVQGVPKIREGYNPATWVLEVTNSSLEAQLNIDFAEVYVNSSLYQRNQELIKELNIPPSGSHGLHFPTKYSQSFTSQFHACFWKHYLSYWRNPQYNAIRFFLTTIIGVLFGLVFWNKGQKLSKQQDLLNLLGGLYSSVIILGSTNATRVQPVVDTERTVFYRERASAMYSPLSYAFSQVIVETMYVVIQTTIYALILYSMIGFEWTVTKFLWFYFFTVMCYIYYTMYAMMFVALTPGVTISIIVSAFFMTLWNLFSGFLIPIPQIPIWWRWYYWGSPVAWTLYGLVTSQVGDLDSLLEVPGEGNIPIKVFLKSTFGYEYNFLPVVAAVHVLWVVLFSLVFACGIKYLNFQRR, from the exons ATGGCGGCTGTTTTAGCCGCCGGCGATGATTTGGCAAGATCTATGAGTAGTCGGCGGTTAGGAAGCAGAAGGAGTTGGATTGCCGGAAGTTTCAGGGAGGCAccggaggaggaggaagaagaagtgGAATGGGCGGCGATCGAGAGATTACCGACGTACGACCGTCTAAGGAAGGGGATGATGAAAAAAATGCTTGAAGATGGAAAGATCGTGCAAGAACAGGTCGACGTTACCGATCTAGGGATTCAAGAACGGAAACAATTGATGGAGAGTATATTCAAGATTATTGAGATCGATAACGAGAAATTTCTTCATAATATCCGCCAGAGAATTGATCG AGTCGGAATTGAGATCCCAGTAACTGAAGTTCGATACGAAAACTTATCAATCGAAGGGGAGATTTATGTTGGAAACAGAGCACTTCCCACGCTGTTCAATGCAACCTTAAACGTTATTGAG AGCATTCTTGAGTTGGTAAGACTTTCCCCtatgaagaaaagaaaaatcaagatTCTTAAACATGTTAGTGGCATTTTGAAGCCATCAAG GATGACATTGCTCCTTGGCCCTCCTAGTGCTGGAAAGACAACGCTGTTACTAGCTCTTGCTGGAAAGCTAGATAAGGATTTAAGG GCTTCTGGGAAAATTACTTACTGTGGACATGAACTAGATGAATTTATTCCTCAGAGAACATGTGCTTATATTAGTCAACATGATCTTCATCAAGGAGAAATGACAGTTAGAGAGACTATGGATTTCTCGGGACGCTGTTTGGGAGTTGGCCAAAGATATGACCTATTGGCTGAACTTTCTAGACGAGAGAAAGAAGCAGGACTTAAACCTGATCCTGATATTGATGCATTCATGAAAGCCACAGTAATGTCAGGACAAAAAACTAGTTTAGTCACAGATTATGTTCTAAAG ATACTTGGATTGGAAATTTGTGAGAATATTATGCTTGGTAATGAAATGAGAAGAGGCATATCTGGGGGACAAAAGAAGAGGGTCACCACTG GAGAGATGTTGGTTGGACCAGCaagagttattctaatggatgaAATATCAAATGGATTGGATAGCTCCACTACATTTCAAATTATCAAACTCATGAAGCAAATGGTACATATCATGGATGTAACTATGGTTATCTCCCTTCTCCAGCCTGCACCCGAGACATACGAACtctttgatgacattattttaatCTCGGAAGGTGAAATTATCTATCAAGGACCACGAGAAAATGTTCTCGAGTTCTTTGAGTACATGGGTTTTAAATGTCCTCAAAGAAAAGGAGTGGCAGACTTTCTCCAAGAGGTTACATCTAAGAAAGATCAAGAACAATATTGGGTCCATAAGGAAAATGATCAATCTTATAGATATATCTCAGAATCAGATTTCGTAGTTGGTTTCAATTCATTCATCCTTGGCCAACAATTAGCAGCTGAAATTAGTGTTCCTTATGATAAATCAAAAGCTCATCCAGCAGCACTAGTCAAACAACAATATGGTGTATCTAAAAAAGAGCTTTTTAAAGCTTGCATTGATAGGGAATGGCTATTGATAAAGAGGAATAGTTTTGTTTACATATTCAAGACATTTCAACTAACAATTATGTCATTATTAACCATGACTGTTTTTTGGAGGTCTACTATGCATTATGGTAAATTGGAGAATGGAGGAAAATATTTAGGAGCTCTGTTCTTTAGTCTTGTGAATGTAATGTTTAATGGGACTTCTGAAATGTTGTTAACTGTTATGAGGCTACCAGTATTTTATAAACAAAGAGATTACTTGTTTTTTCCACCATGGGCTTTTGCATTGCCAATTTGGATCCTTAGGATTCCTTTATCATTTATGGAATCAGTAATATGGATTGTTCTAACCTATTACACAATTGGGTTTGCTCCATCTCCAACCAG attttttCGACAATTCCTGGCATTCTTTGGCGTACACCAAATGGCACTGTCGCTTTATCGTTGTATTGCTGCAGTGGGAAGAACGCGGGTTGTCTCATCTACTCTCGGGACATTTTCATTACTATTGGTATTTATTCTTGGAGGTTTTGTAGTTTCAAAGA ATGACATTAAACCATTTATGATCTGGGGGTATTATATTTCTCCTATGATGTATGGTCAAAATGCCATTGTCATGAATGAATTTTTAGACAAAAGATGGGATGCA CCAAACACGGATCCCAAAATAGATGCACCTACGGTAGGAAAAGCGTTACTTAAGTCAAGAGGCTTCTACACGGAAGATTACATGTATTGGGTTTGTATTGCTGCACTCTTTGGATTTTCTGCCTTCTTCAACATTCTCTTTATTGTCGCGTTGACATATTTAAACC CAATTGGGGATTCAAAAGGGGTTATCTCAGAAGACGAAGATATTGATGAGAAAAATGCTTCAAGAGCTTCTTCCTCAATTGATGTAGCTACAAATCATGCACCAAGGAAAGGAATGATCTTGCCATTTCAACCACTTTCGCTTACTTTCGATCACATCAACTACTATGTAGACATGCCTAAG GAAATGAAAAGTCAAGGGGCTCAAGAAGATCGTCTCCAACTACTAAGAGATGTTAGTGGAAGTTTCCGCCCTGGAATTCTAACCGCCCTTGTTGGTGTTAGTGGTGCTGGAAAAACAACTCTAATGGATGTTCTAGCTGGACGAAAAACAGGCGGATACATAAAAGGAAACATCAATATTTCTGGTTATCCCAAAAAACAAGAAACATTTGCTCGAATTAGTGGGTATTGTGAGCAAAATGACATTCATTCTCCGAATGTTACAGTTTATGAATCTCTTCTATTCTCTGCTTGGTTACGCCTCTCCAATGATGTGAATGTTAAAACACGAAAG ATGTTTGTGGCAGAAGTGATGGAGTTGGTCGAGCTTAATTCGATAAGGAATTCTTTGGTAGGCATTTCAGGAGTGGGTGGTCTTTCAACAGAACAAAGGAAAAGATTGACAATTGCTGTTGAATTGGTTGCAAGTCCATCCATCATATTCATGGATGAACCAACATCTGGACTTGATGCAAGAGCTGCAGCCATTGTTATGAGAACTGTTAGAAATACAGTCGATACTGGAAGAACCGTTGTCTGCACAATTCACCAACCAAGCATAGACATTTTCGAGGCTTTTGATGAG TTACTTTTGATGAAGAGAGGAGGAGAAGTAATCTATGCAGGACCTCTTGGCAACCAATCTCACAAGTTAATTGAGTATTTTGAA AGTGTTCAAGGGGTTCCCAAGATTAGGGAAGGTTATAATCCTGCTACATGGGTGTTGGAAGTTACTAATTCTTCTTTAGAGGCTCAACTAAATATTGATTTTGCAGAGGTTTATGTAAACTCTTCCCTTTATCA AAGGAATCAAGAACTCATTAAGGAACTCAATATCCCACCATCTGGTTCTCATGGTCTTCATTTTCCAACAAAGTATTCGCAATCATTCACTTCACAGTTCCATGCTTGTTTCTGGAAACACTACTTATCTTATTGGAGGAATCCACAATATAATGCCATTAGATTCTTCTTGACTACAATTATTGGTGTGTTGTTTGGCTTAGTTTTCTGGAACAAAGGGCAAAAATT ATCTAAACAACAAGATCTTTTGAATCTTTTGGGAGGGTTGTATTCTTCTGTTATTATTTTGGGTTCAACCAATGCTACAAGAGTGCAACCTGTTGTAGATACTGAAAGAACAGTTTTCTACCGTGAAAGAGCATCTGCCATGTACTCTCCTTTGTCATATGCATTTTCCCAG GTCATCGTAGAAACGATGTATGTGGTAATACAAACGACCATATATGCTCTCATCTTATATTCCATGATCGGCTTCGAATGGACTGTTACCAAGTTTTTATGGTTCTACTTCTTTACCGTTATGTGTTACATCTATTACACTATGTACGCAATGATGTTTGTCGCCCTGACCCCTGGCGTAACAATTTCTATCATTGTATCGGCGTTTTTCATGACCCTATGGAACTTATTTTCAGGCTTCCTAATACCCATACCG CAAATACCTATTTGGTGGAGGTGGTACTATTGGGGTTCTCCAGTGGCTTGGACATTGTATGGGTTAGTGACATCTCAAGTTGGCGATCTAGACTCGTTATTAGAGGTGCCCGGTGAAGGAAATATTCCGATAAAGGTGTTTCTCAAATCTACGTTCGGTTATGAATATAACTTCCTCCCCGTAGTTGCGGCTGTTCATGTTTTATGGgttgtgttattttctttagtATTTGCATGTGGAATCAAATACCTCAACTTCCAAAGGAGATAG
- the LOC124945019 gene encoding calcium-dependent protein kinase 19-like — MGACVSKINGSDSREIGQNPVATAGEEQYHKPSGAVHNGILGKPYDDVKKYYQLGKELGRGQFGVTYLCTDISTGKEFACKSVSKKKLSSKSDKEDMRKEIQIMQHLSGQANIVEFKGSFEDKNGVHVVMELCGGGELFDRIIAQGHYSERAAASVCRAIVNVVHHCHFMGVIHRDLKPENFLLSDKTDNAMLQATDFGLSVFIEEGKIYQDIVGSAYYVAPEVLKRRYGKEVDIWSAGVILYILLSGVPPFWAEKDSAIFDAILRGHVDFESDPWPSISKSAKDLVRRMLTQDPKKRITSTEILNHPWIREDGEASDKPIDSAVLSRMKQFRAMNKLKQLALKVIAENLSEKEIQGLKAMFSNIDTDKSGTITYEELKTGLAQLGSKLTEAEVKQLMEAADVDGNGSIDYIEFITATMHRHKLDRDEDVYKAFQYFDKDNSGYITRDELEIAMKEHGMGDEATIKDIISEVDSDNDGRINYSEFRTMMRSGTHQSAVNVF; from the exons ATGGGTGCTTGTGTAAGCAAGATAAATGGTTCAGATTCAAGAGAAATCGGTCAAAACCCAGTAGCCACCGCCGGCGAAGAACAATACCATAAACCCTCTGGCGCAGTTCATAACGGAATCCTAGGAAAACCCTACGATGATGTTAAGAAATACTACCAGTTAGGAAAGGAATTGGGCAGGGGTCAATTTGGTGTGACTTATCTCTGTACTGATATTTCAACCGGCAAGGAATTCGCCTGTAAATCGGTTTCGAAGAAGAAACTTTCATCGAAAAGTGATAAGGAAGATATGAGAAAGGAGATTCAGATTATGCAGCATTTGAGTGGGCAAGCAAATATTGTTGAATTTAAGGGTTCTTTTGAAGATAAGAATGGTGTTCATGTTGTGATGGAGCTTTGTGGGGGAGGGGAACTTTTTGATCGGATTATTGCTCAAGGACATTATAGTGAAAGGGCAGCAGCTTCTGTTTGTAGGGCGATTGTTAATGTTGTTCATCATTGTCATTTTATGGGTGTTATTCATAGAGATTTGAAACCTGAGAATTTCTTGTTGTCTGATAAGACTGATAATGCTATGCTTCAAGCTACTGATTTTGGATTGTCTGTCTTCATTGAAGAAG GTAAGATCTATCAAGATATAGTTGGAAGCGCTTATTATGTAGCTCCCGAGGTCTTGAAACGTAGGTACGGTAAAGAAGTCGATATTTGGAGTGCCGGAGTTATCTTATACATCTTACTAAGTGGCGTACCGCCATTTTGGGCAG AGAAGGATAGTGCAATATTCGACGCGATTTTGAGAGGTCATGTTGATTTCGAGAGTGATCCTTGGCCATCAATTTCGAAAAGTGCGAAGGATCTTGTTAGAAGAATGTTGACACAAGATCCAAAAAAAAGGATAACTTCCACTGAAATTCTTA ATCATCCATGGATAAGAGAAGATGGAGAAGCATCTGATAAGCCAATAGACAGTGCAGTCTTATCAAGAATGAAGCAATTCAGAGCAATGAATAAACTCAAACAACTTGCTCTAAAG GTGATTGCTGAAAACCTGTCTGAAAAGGAAATTCAAGGATTGAAGGCAATGTTTTCGAACATAGACACGGATAAGAGTGGGACAATTACTTATGAAGAATTGAAAACCGGTTTGGCTCAACTAGGATCAAAACTAACCGAGGCAGAAGTTAAGCAATTAATGGAAGCT GCCGACGTAGATGGAAATGGTTCGATTGACTATATTGAATTCATAACCGCCACAATGCATAGACATAAACTTGATAGAGATGAAGATGTTTACAAAGCCtttcaatattttgataaggacAATAGTGG ATATATTACAAGAGATGAGTTAGAGATAGCAATGAAAGAACATGGGATGGGTGATGAAGCAACAATCAAGGATATTATATCTGAAGTGGACTCTGATAAT GATGGAAGAATAAACTATTCAGAGTTTCGCACCATGATGAGAAGTGGAACCCATCAATCTGCTGTTAATGTTTTCTAG